The genomic region TTCAGCTTCCCGGTCAGCTCGGACAGCCTGGGGGCAATGGCTGCAgatgactgcagcccagcaggccgGAGGGACTTGGGGGGCCCCAGGGATGCTGCAGGGGCCTGGACACCAAGTCCTTCTCAGGCCTGAGCCTGTATCCACGGGGCAGAGACTGATCCAAGGGCTGGCATAGCAGGGGGTCCAACCCCGCCGGTGTAAATGCTCTCAAGAGAACAGAAGCCCAGTACGTGTCCCCCCAGTGCCCCCACCCCGGGATGGTGAGAGCTGGGCTCCTTCTGAGTGTGATGACgggggaggggaggtgtgggGACCCCGGGCTCGAGTGTCTTTTCCCCACAGAGGGCCCACAGGGGTTCTGAGGTCTCCAGTCAACCAGCAGGTTGACACCCAGGGCAGGGGGGACGCCTACCGTGCCATGGGACGCCCCCACGGCCACTCGTCAGGTCCAGAGACCGCCTCCCGAGGGGCCCACCTGAGGCTAGTCTCCTGCTCAGCGCCCTTCCGCTCGGAGTCCTGGAGCGCCTGCTTCCTCCGGATCTGGGTCAGGGCCTCCCGGACTTCCACCAGCCTGGCACATAAGAGGCACCTCTGCCTGGAGCCTGGGGCCCACCCACCCCCTCCTGGCAGCCAGGAGCAGGCTGGGCAGCCTTCGGGGTGGGGGCCTGGCCAAGCCTCAGCCCCCTTCCCGGGCTCCGGGGCTCCCGGGCTCTAGCAACCAGGCCTTCTCGAGTGGAGCTGCGGGCGGATTTGCTAACCTGAGCAAGACGCCACGTTGGAGGGAACCAAAGCCCGGGGCTGGGGCCAGCGCTGGCCAGGCATCAGTGGCTGCTTCCCCAAagcccctcttcctcccccaggCCTGCTCCGTGAGTGGGGGGTACGGGGGGTGGTACCTCTTGTCCAGAGCCTGCATCTGATTCTGCTGCTGTGGGCCAGGGAGCTGTGAGGCAGAGATGTGGGCTGAGTGCAGCAGGTGCCTCGGAGCTGGACCCCGGGGGTTGTCGGGGTGTTGGGACTGGGCTGAGTGGGGCTCAGGATCCAGGGAGGCGCTGCCCCCAGGCCTCGGGACACGCCCCACCTGGACGGCTTCCTTCTCGGGGGCTGAAACCGCCTGCCGCGCCTCCAGCTGCAGCCTCTTCAGCTGTGCGTCCTGCAGCTGCAGGCAGGCCCGCACCTGCAGCAGCTCCCGCAGCAGGCTCAGCGTGGCATGATCGCAGCGGGCCCTGTGTCCCCGCAGGGACGCCACCTCGGCCTGCAGGCCAGCCACCCTGCAGGGCGAGGAGCAGGCTGAGTCGGCTGTCTGTGTGGGGCAGCAGTCCTGACTGTGAGgctcccccacctgccccagaGGCTCACCACTTCTTCAGCTGCTTCCAGTGCTTCGGGGTGCCCTGCTCTGGGTTGGATGCATCGGACGGCAGGTGGCTGCACGCATCCTTCTCCGAGACCTCCTCTGGGCTCAGGGACTCAGGGCTGGCCAACTCTTCCTCCAGGAGCCCCAGGTCCTCCGGGGCGATGGTGCTCAGCTGGGAGGGCGGTGAGGCCTCGGATGAGGGGCTGCTGTCTGTCCGCTCTATGAGAAGGTAGCTTGGGGTTCGCCTTTGGGGCTGACGGGGGAGTTGCTCCCAGATGGACCCCAGACCCTGCCGCAGGCACCCACTGTGCTCACCATGGCTCATCCCGCTGGGCCACACAGGAAGGGCTCACCGAGGGCCCAGGGAGGGCTCGGCTCTCGCCGTCCACACAGGAagctcaggctcagagaggtccagGCCCCACCTGAGGACACACAGCGCTGGACAGCAAGAGCGGGACGGTGCCTGCCAGCCCAAGGGCAGCCTGGGCTGTGAGGGGACCTGGGGGTCTCACGGGGCACAGAAGCTCTCACCTGGGGGTCCCCCCAGCTCCAGCCGCAACTCAGAGCTTCATCTGCAGCCCACTTGTTGTCGGCCTGCTGCCAGGAGGCCTGGGCCTCGCGCCCCACAGCGGCCCAGAGTCGGCCCCGGGCGTGGGGGTGAAGGGTGGTGGGGGGACGGTGGGGAGTCAGAGCCGGAAGCTCTGGGGTTGGGGGAGCACGTGGGGCGCAAAGAGGCTGCCCTGACCTCACATCCCTCCTTCCGGGACAAAACCAAGGTTGGAGGGCAGCAGGGCTCTGCCGGAACCTTCTCCTCAGCAGAACCTCCTGACTTCACGGCCCAACTGCCAGTGGAACCCGAGCCCTCAGCTTCCCTGTCCCAGTGAGGCTGCCCAAACTGCCCACTCTTGGACGGCCCTGAGGGGACGCCCCTCTGCCAGTCGGGGGAGTGGCTGCCGGCCGCTGGGTCAGCCCGGGAGCCCCTAGCCTGGTGGGAAGGGTGGCCTGGAAGCGATCACCCACCCTCTGGCCAGGGAGCCCAAGCGGGTAGGCTGGAGGCCGGGGCCATACCGAGCACAGGTGGGCGGCCAGGCAGGGGGCAACGGGGGCAATGGGGTGGGGTCGGGGCAGGCCACCCGGAGGGCGCGGCCGTAGGGGAGGCGCAGCCCCGCGAGGAAGGGCAGGCCGAGTGAACCTGCAGCCTGCTCTAAGGGGATAACTAACAGGCCCCCGGCCCCTCACTCGACGTCAACGCCCGGCGGTGGGGCGGTGCCCGCGCTCTCCTCGCGCCTCGGCCTGCAACCCGGTGCTGGGGGTGCCGCATCAGGCTTCAGGCCCGTGTGGACACTCGGGGCCCCTCACACCACCCAGGTGGTCCCCCTCCCACTGTTGCCAGACCTGCCCACGAGGGATCGGGGGCTTCCCTGTGACAAGGTGTCTGTGTCAAAGGGGACCCCTCCCCAGGGAGCCCGACACCCTGCGGCCACATCACACACCCTGGAGGCCGGCAGGTGAGGGACAGGGTGGCACTGAGGGGCGGCACCCTGACCGAGCAGCCATGGCCTAGGGGCCCCCATGTGTGGGGAGCGGGGCCGTggtcaggaggcaggagggaagaccgccttctccaagggctctgtGATGTTCCCAAGAGCCAACGTGGACGAGGATGTGGTGGCCGGGGCCCACCCTCCCTGGGGCATAGGGTGGCCCCAGACACTTCCCCATCCAGCGGTCTCTGAGCCCCTCACCTGCATCCCCCACTCAAGAGGAGTCCCCGCTGGGGtatcccccacctccacccctgtgAGCCGGTGAATCCTGGGTGCTAGATCAGGGTCCACACTGGGGGGGATAAGGAGCTGACACCACTCATCAGTACCATTCCTTTATTTCTCCCATTCAGATCCCCACACTTGGACGCCCATGCCCACCACAGAGCACTTCCCCACCAGGAAAAGAGCCACCTTCCGAGGCCCCACCCCCTTAAAAGGAGCTGAAACCCAGCTGGAGTGCCCACCCACCTATCACAGAGCCATCCATAGCTACCATCAGAGTGGGCCAGGGACGCCAGTCCCTGCAGAATAAAGGTCCTGTGGCTCTCAGGGACACAGTATCCCAGCTCTGGGCCTGCCCAGCCTGGGAAGGGTGCGTCCCTGCTCTGGGCTCGCCGACTCATCCCAGAAATCCCCTGTCCCAGATACCGGAAGCAGAGCTGCTACCGAGTATCGCTCAGGGCCACTGGGGTTCCGTGCGCCAAGATCCGCCTTCCCAGCGGCGTCCACAGGGGCGTGGTGAGGCGTGGTTGGACTCGGGGGTCCAGGCCTGCAGGAGGGTCTCAGCTCTCCCCCTGGGCCCAGACCCTGGCGCAAAGCCCACAGCACTGAGGGGGGCGAGGCCGGGGCTGCAGAGGTGTGTCTGGGAGTCAGGCTCTGGGGCCTGCGCTCCAGGATGGTCCCGCTCCCCGAGCCCTCGCCTCTGTGCCTGAAGCTCAGGTCTCTGCCCAGACCCAAAACCTGACGGCCACCAACCAAGCCGAGGCctgagggccagggccaggggcgTCCGCTGCAGCCGCTGGCAGCGCGCAGGGTGCAGGCCTAGGAGCCAGCCCATCGTGGGGCTGCAGCACTCGGACCCAGGGGCCCCTGCTCGCCAGCTGTCCCCTCGCACACACGTGTGCTCATGGGCTCTTGGGAAGACAGCAGCAGTTGCACAGATTCCTGAAGAACCAGGAACAGGAGGCTGGGTGTGGGATTCCCGGGGTGAGGTTGGGGGATGGGACACTGAGAACAGAGCGCCCACGTGCGCCACACGCTGGCCGGGCCATCCCCAACGCCTCGTGGTCGCTGGATCTGCTGCCAGGGAGTGAGGCGGGGGCCCTGGGGGAGGTGCGGGCTCCAGGGCCTCACGTCTGGGCCAGAGAGAGCTCCTCCAGGCCCCCCTTTCCAAGCCGGTACCTGGCCAGGTCCTTCCTGGTCACCATCCCGACCACCTGAGGGAGCAGAGCTGGGTCATGAGGCACAGTGTCCCCTCCGTGGATGCCCCTACCCTGGGGATGGCACAGCCTGGGGGAGCCCTGGGGGCGGGCAGGCAGGCCAGGGGCAGCGGGCCCCCCTCACCTGATTGCAATTGTCCACTACCACCAGGTGCCGGAGGCCCAGGGCCCGGAACAGCTTGAACACCCGTGGGAGCGACGCCTCCTGCAACATGGACACGGCCTCAGCTCACCCGccagccctgccccacccagGAGGGGACGGGGCAGGATCCCCCAGCAGTACCTGGGGCACCGTGTAGGGTGAGGGATTCATGAACTCGGACAGGTCCATGGTGCACTCCCGCTCGTCCTGCGACACGTGGATGGACTGGATTGGGGGGAAGCGCGGGTAGGCATCGCGGAAGTCCTTCAGCCGCAGCCGGCGTCGCAGCAGGCCCATGCTGGAGCGCTCCACGAACACCTGCAGGAGGCGGGGTGGACGGTGGGGTGGGCGTCAGGCACTGAAGGCTGAGCTCAGGGCCCTGCCCGGCTCCCAGGCCACCTGATGCCCTACCTTGTGCTTCAGCAGGACGATGAGCTGCGAGCGCAGGATCAAGCCCTGGAGCCGAGCTGGCTGCACGAGAGACATCGCGTCTGCAGGAGCCCCGGGACCCACCCTGCCGTCTGGGCTGCCGGCTGCCAGTGCCAGGACAACTGGGGGCTCCAGCcaggctcccaggtgatgccgGCAGCCCACGGGCACTAGCCATGCTGCAGGCACTTCCCCGGGCAGGCTTACTGGTCCCCAAATGCCAGAAAAGGTGGCAGGACCCAGAGCAAGAGGTGCTGAGAGATCGTTGTGTTTGTGGGGGCAAGCAGCAGACCCTAGCTCCTGGCCCCGATGCCGGAGGCAGCACGGCTGCATGTCCTGTCATGACCCTGACAGTCACAGCCCTGACTCCCCAGCTAGCGGTACAGCCTGGGGTAGGACAAGACGCTAGAGTGCTTCAGTAACCACCCACACTGCGGAAACTGCGCTCATGGGCATGGCAGTGTGAGCAGTGGCTTCTACCAGAAACCCCAGAGCAAGACACCCCCCTTCATGGGAGCCCACCCCCACTCGCCGCTCTGGCCAGCACAGGTGGCAGCCCAGCCTTCCACAGGGGTCAGTACCTGCGTGCCGTCAGCATCCTCCACCACGGGGAAGCCGTTGTGGTTGGACGCCGTGCTGCTCAGCACGTCCACGATGACGcccaccttctccctcctccgCAGGCAGGTGACTGGTGTGCTCATCACCTCCCTGGGGAAGAGCCACGCCGTGACCCACCGCGTGGCTGACAAGGCCTCCCAGGGCGTCCAGCACCCGCCCAGCCTGCCGGCCTGCCCGGAGCGTACCTGGCGGTGAGTGAGTGCGAGGTGACGGGGgcctcccagtgcaggaaggGCACGCTCTGCAGCTGGATGTGCATGTCGTACAGGCCCTGGGGAGAGCAGGCGCAGCCATGCACGAGGCTGCTGGGGGCTGCCCCCATGGGCCCACCCTCACCGCGGCCGCCGACCCTCGGTTACCCTGCCACACCTCAATAAAGACATCCCCCACAATCTTGGCGGTCATGAGCACCAGCATGATGGGGAAGCCGTAGGTCACGTTGCTGGTGGCCTCCATCATGATGACCGTCAGGCTCAGCGTCATCCTCACGATCCCACCTGCCCGGGGGAGTGGGAGGGCGAGACTGGGCGGGTGGGGCACCAGCCCCTGACAGTCCCCTGTGCAACACCCCGCCGTCCATCCAACCCCGTGGCCTGGCCCCCAGGCAGCaccagatgggggtgggggaggtgggggccctCCCAATCTCAGGACACCCACGTGGTGGCCAGCACTCACCCAGCTGGGCAGCAGCTCCCATTAGGGCATACTTGCCAGGGTCCGCCCAGACCTGCAGGGAAGACACAGGGTGCTGAGGGGCGTGGCAGTCCCGACCCAAACCCACCTAGGCCGCACTGACCACACTGCCCAGGAGCGAGTCCACGAGAGCGTCACCTGAGTCTGTGAACACGCTCACCATGCCTGCCCAGAGACAAATGAACCTGGTCGCCTGAGAGACGGGCATGCGCTATGCTGGGGTGGGGCCGGGTGTGGGCAGGAGTCCATGCACAAATACCTGGGCCAcaccaggaagaggagaaaggagtgaAAACCTAACTTGTGCCACCGCACAGGCGAGCTGTGAAAACACGACGCTCACGATGGCCTGCCTGCACAGACGGATCACTGCAATAGCCAGCAGAGGCATGTCCACGGAGGCAGAAAGCTGACCAGGGCTGCCGGGGGCGGGGACACAAACGTGACTGCCTAATGCGGACAGGTGTCCTTCTGGGGTAACAAGAACACCCTGGAacttggtggtggttgtggtcACACAGCTCTGCAACACGCTGAAGAGCTACCCAACCCTTCACTTCCACAAAGTAGGAGTTTACAGTATGAAAGTCACCATGATGAAAGTCAAAACTGTGTCTGGAAGGAAACCTGGGACAACGACCTGAACCTGGTGAGGGGAGGCTCACTGTACTCCTCTGACGGCTTTTTAAGGTCTTGTCTGAACGACCACGATACAGCTTGGAAGGTCCACAGGATGAAGGCCAAGCCAGCCAGAGGCAGGCGGGAGGCAAGCAGGAGGCAGCGCCAGGGCTGAGGCCTGAGCTCCGCACCCCCAGACCCCGCCCCTCAACCCTGGACTCCTGAGCCCACTGAGCTCTCCCAGGGCTCCGGGTCCGACTGCGGCTCGGCGGACCCGCACTCACCGCGGCCCCCGTGATGTAGGACAGGGAGATGCCGAAGAGCCTGCCCCAGGCGGCCCCAATAAGCAGGGACGGAATGAAGACGCCGGCCGACACCGTGAGCCCATAGGTCCAGCAGGCCAAGAAGAAGTAGACCAGGGTGAACAGGCCGAGCGTCACGGGGTTGTAGGAGCCTGTGAACAGGGCACTGGCCAGGGCCTGCCATGCGGACTCAACCCTGCATGCTGCTGCCTGCCCAGTGGCCTGGCTAAGCCCCCAGTCACAGCCCACTCCCCGAGCCTCCCCGTCCTCAGAAGCCTGGTGCAGGGTCTCAGGGCCCGGCCCTCAGGCGCCAGCCTGGCTGCCCAAGGGGCGTGCAGAGGGGAGTGGGGACCCTGGGCTGCCACTGAAGGTGGGCAACAGCCAGAGCCGAGGCAGAGGGCTTGCAGACAGGCGCCAAGCGGTCAGGACAGCCCCTCACCCCCGGGGAACCGAGACCGCTGAACTGGAAGCAGGTCTGTGTCCAGCCTGAGCCCATCTGTCATCAGGAACACAAGACTGTGCGAGGCTCCGGTGCCAGAGAGCACATCCCCAAGCTGTCTTCTGACCAATTGACCCTTGTGGGCAGcggccaggagggaagcccaccCTGGAAGGCGAGCCCGTCTGAACGAAGGACAGGACGGCCTCCAGGAAGAGAAGCAGACAGCGTAGGGAGCCTGGCCGGGCCCCCGGGCACTGGCTGCCAGCTGCAGGCCCTGATACAGCCAGCCCTGCAGCCCAGGGCAGAGGGCACAGGCCCACGTGGGGACAGGTAAACGACAGCTTGGAGCAGGAGCAAGCACCTGGGGGGTCGTGGAAAAGGCTGACCACGCTCTTCTCCGGGGTGTTGAAGAAGGCCGCAGCCATCGAGTTGTACTCGCCATCAGCACAGAAGAGCTGCAAGGGGTGAGAGTGGACGGGCCAGTGGGACGCGGTGGTCCCGGGCTGGACAGCGTCAGGCACAAGCACACATGGGGATCCAGCTGTGGTCTTGGAGAGGAGGCGGGGCCCGGGAGCTCGTGTCAGGAGCAGGCTCCCATGGTGCCTGGGTGGACGTCGGTGCCTGGCGTGTGCCAGGCCCAGCCCTCAGCCTGAGCAAGACTGCATGCCCCTGGAGGCCTTAACGCGAGCGGGGGCTCCCAGCGGAGTGGCGCGTGTCCACCCCATGGCCCCAGCTTCGGGCCTAgacaggcctgtgtgtgtgtactccCCCTGGGTAACCGGCAAACAGCTCCCGTCTATGAAGGAGCCTGCTCTGGACGTTTCCCGTACACAGAACCATGCCACGTGTGGCCCTGTCTGGCTTCTCTGACGCAGCAATGTGGGAGCGTCTGTCAGAGCTCAGCCCTCTCCACAGTGAGGGGACCCACTGTGTGTGTGAACCACCCAGTCCCTGCTTGTTGTGGGCGGGCACTGGGGCTGTGGTGAAACCTGCCATGGTGAGCGTGGGCACACAGGTCTTCCCTGCACGCCCACCACCCCACCTTGCAGACGCCATCAGCCCACCACTCCAGGAGGCCAGGTGAGACCCAGGCTGCGGTGCCCGCCCTCGTCTGGGGGCTTGCTGTGCCCCACCTCCCCCGGCTGCCTACCTGGAGGGGGTAAGACACGGAGCTCCCCCGCAGGGGCTGACAGTCCCGAGACGAGTAGATGAGCACAAAGGCGGCCGTGGCGGTGACGGCGGCGACCAGCGTGGCCTCGACCACCTGGAGGCAGGGCCGGTGGACGTACCTGGAGCGCACAGCCAGGCCAAGTGTGGGATGGCCAGTGGCCAGGGCAACGGGGCCCGCCACTCAGGAAGGCCGTCCTGGACGCCGCACCCATCTGCCTGCCCCCCACCAGGCTTCCTCCTGCTCGTCTGCCTCCCGGAGTGAAAGAGTGAGAAGAAAGAAGGCCAAGACTCCGCCTCGGCCGCAAACACCAGAGGTCCCCAAGAAGGCTCTCCCAGCGACGCACCTCTGTTGGACCATGTGCACCCGGTGGACGCCCCTGCAAACCTCCAAGGCTGACGCGGGGCCCGACGCGCCTTCTGCCAGGCCACACGCGCCCCGCCGCGTGGGGAGAAGCGCACTGGGTACGGGGCTGCCGCGTGGCGAGAGCCCAGAGTGGGACTCTTTCTAGCGACCCCGTGCGGCCACACTTCTCCAAACTGATTACTCACCTAATTCGAAACATTGTCAGCCAGTAATTCAAGGCGTTGAACACAGCTCCGAGAATGCCCCCTGGGATGAGGAAGGAGCAAGTAGGTGTGTGGGACTCAGGGAAGGCTGCCAGGTGGCAGGGGGCCGGAGGGGATGCCCGAGGATGGAGGGCCCACCCAAGAACTGAGTGAGAAAGCTGAGGCGCTGTCCCCAGCCAAGCGGAGCTCCGTCCCCCAGGGTGGGCTTCCCCCGCCACCCAGGACAGCCAGCAGGGGTGGGACCATGAGCTTCTCTGGCTCCTGCAGCTGGGCCAGGCCTGAAGCCTGTGGCCGTCCTTACCCACCACGCCCATGGCGATGAAGATGGGGATCTCGTGGATCACGTACACCATGGTCTACGTGGAAAGGGAAGAGCAAGCGTCCATGAGCAAACCACTGGCCCCCACGGAGACGAGGCTGGGCATGCCCGGGGGCCCTGTGCCTCTCCACAGGGTGCAGACCGCAGGAGAGGAAACCCGGGCACTTGGCAGACCAGACTGCCTGCCTCCTAACAGGGAGGCTCTGGGGACGGCCTAGGCTTTTGCAAATGGGGAAGTGAGGAAACATGAAAGAGGGAGAGGACGCTGGTGACCCACCCACCAGCAGCCCACCCACAGGCAAGGGCCGGCCACTGAGGACCTCTCGGCCTCCAGGAGCCACTGCGGGGCACTGGCCATCAGCCTCAGTGATGCTGCCCGACAGTCTGTGGGCGCCTGAGCCCGGCTGAAGCACTGCTGGCTGATGGGCGCCCCACCTGCACGGCCAAGCGAGACATCCCCTCCCAGggcagctccagctccagctgcagccccagccccacagaCAAGGGCTCCCCCATAGCTGCTCGGGCTGAGCCTCGAGTACACAGCCTGGCCCCCTCGAAGGAAGGCTGCAGGGCAAAGGGCACCGCAGCGAGAACCTCAGTATCAAATCTTCCAAAGTTGATGAGCCCAGGGCTGGACAGGTCCCATGCATTCCCGTGGTAAATGCTCAGGACAAAGTTCAAGGTGAAGGTGGAGATCATGGAGGCAAAGAACTGCAGGTGGAGAGATGCACGCTGTCAGCGCCAACATGTCGCAGCAGCGGCACACGGCTGAGCCCCAGCGGGGTATGGTGGGGAGGGACCGGGCTGAGAGCTGCCCAGCCTCAGGAGGGGGCCGTGCCCGCACTCACGATTCTCCACGTCAGGAACTGGTTCCAGAAGGACGCACCTTCCTCCAAGCTGAACAGCACCCCACCTGGAAGAGCAGCCGCCAGCCCTGAGGTGCCCACCCCACCAGACAGCCCTGCACCCAcagccacccccgcccccacccccagggcaccCGGCCCATGGCAGAGGGCCATCAGGGCTCTCGGGAGGCCCGCCCCACGCCCTCAGCAGCCGAGTCCCCAACACCaagaccctccctccccacagcagggGCTGGCAGTCACCCCTCCTCACCCACAGGGGCCCCGAAGGCAGCGGACACTCCAGCTGCAGCTCCTGCCGAGACGAAGTCCcgcttctctgtgtctctgcgaAAGTACTCAAAGATCTGGGCCAGGACAACAGAGAGGCCTCAGGCTGGGCCTCTGACGGCACTTCTCTCAGACTGGGGGAGGGGGCCCAGAGTGAGCGGGAGGAGAGGGGTGACggaggggagaagagaggggaaagggaCCCAAagtgagggagagggggaggaagggaagggggaggggagcggagggGCTCAGCCATGGGGTCAGCTGGCAGGACTGCAGAGTGGGGTCTCGGGCAGCCTCCTTGCCCACTGACGTCCAGAGAAAACCGCCCACTCCGGCAGTGACCACACGCTGTGGTCTTTGCAGGAAGGACCAGCCCGCACATGTGACCTTCCCGAGCTCTCTGGGCCACATTCCTATGGACACTTCTCAGAGCTACAGGCTGTTTCCACGCAGACACACAGCCCCGTGTGGAGCACCAAGCGACTGCACGCCCCACGGACCAGAGGCTAAGGCGATGGTGCTGCAGGGGAGGTGGGCCCGGCCTGGGCTGTGGCCTTGGGCACACGGGGGACTCACCTTGAAGTCCCGCTTCAGCGATGTGGACCTGCCCTGGGAGATGCCCGCGGCGATCACCGAGCCCGAGTGGATCATTGGCCCTTCCTGGAAGGCAAAGACAGCGTGCTCTGGAG from Odocoileus virginianus isolate 20LAN1187 ecotype Illinois chromosome 33, Ovbor_1.2, whole genome shotgun sequence harbors:
- the CLCN7 gene encoding H(+)/Cl(-) exchange transporter 7 isoform X1 — protein: MANVSKKVSWSGRDLDDDEAAPLLRRAARPGAPVGEAAPLLNGAGPAAARASPHSAFFRIGQLSSVELDDELLDPDMDPPHPFPREIPHNEKLLSLKYESLDYDNSENQLFLEEERRINHTAFRTVEIKRWVICAMVGILTGLVACFIDIVVEKLAGLKYRLVKDNIDRFTERGGLSFSLLLWAALNAAFVLLGSAIVAFVEPVAAGSGIPQIKCFLNGVKIPHVVRLKTLVIKVSGVILSVVGGLAVGKEGPMIHSGSVIAAGISQGRSTSLKRDFKIFEYFRRDTEKRDFVSAGAAAGVSAAFGAPVGGVLFSLEEGASFWNQFLTWRIFFASMISTFTLNFVLSIYHGNAWDLSSPGLINFGRFDTETMVYVIHEIPIFIAMGVVGKDGHRLQAWPSCRSQRSSWSHPCWLSWVAGEAHPGGRSSAWLGTAPQLSHSVLGWALHPRASPPAPCHLAAFPESHTPTCSFLIPGGILGAVFNALNYWLTMFRIRYVHRPCLQVVEATLVAAVTATAAFVLIYSSRDCQPLRGSSVSYPLQLFCADGEYNSMAAAFFNTPEKSVVSLFHDPPGSYNPVTLGLFTLVYFFLACWTYGLTVSAGVFIPSLLIGAAWGRLFGISLSYITGAAVWADPGKYALMGAAAQLGGIVRMTLSLTVIMMEATSNVTYGFPIMLVLMTAKIVGDVFIEGLYDMHIQLQSVPFLHWEAPVTSHSLTAREVMSTPVTCLRRREKVGVIVDVLSSTASNHNGFPVVEDADGTQPARLQGLILRSQLIVLLKHKVFVERSSMGLLRRRLRLKDFRDAYPRFPPIQSIHVSQDERECTMDLSEFMNPSPYTVPQEASLPRVFKLFRALGLRHLVVVDNCNQVVGMVTRKDLARYRLGKGGLEELSLAQT
- the CLCN7 gene encoding H(+)/Cl(-) exchange transporter 7 isoform X2: MANVSKKVSWSGRDLDDDEAAPLLRRAARPGAPVGEAAPLLNGAGPAAARASPHSAFFRIGQLSSVELDDELLDPDMDPPHPFPREIPHNEKLLSLKYESLDYDNSENQLFLEEERRINHTAFRTVEIKRWVICAMVGILTGLVACFIDIVVEKLAGLKYRLVKDNIDRFTERGGLSFSLLLWAALNAAFVLLGSAIVAFVEPVAAGSGIPQIKCFLNGVKIPHVVRLKTLVIKVSGVILSVVGGLAVGKEGPMIHSGSVIAAGISQGRSTSLKRDFKIFEYFRRDTEKRDFVSAGAAAGVSAAFGAPVGGVLFSLEEGASFWNQFLTWRIFFASMISTFTLNFVLSIYHGNAWDLSSPGLINFGRFDTETMVYVIHEIPIFIAMGVVGGILGAVFNALNYWLTMFRIRYVHRPCLQVVEATLVAAVTATAAFVLIYSSRDCQPLRGSSVSYPLQLFCADGEYNSMAAAFFNTPEKSVVSLFHDPPGSYNPVTLGLFTLVYFFLACWTYGLTVSAGVFIPSLLIGAAWGRLFGISLSYITGAAVWADPGKYALMGAAAQLGGIVRMTLSLTVIMMEATSNVTYGFPIMLVLMTAKIVGDVFIEGLYDMHIQLQSVPFLHWEAPVTSHSLTAREVMSTPVTCLRRREKVGVIVDVLSSTASNHNGFPVVEDADGTQPARLQGLILRSQLIVLLKHKVFVERSSMGLLRRRLRLKDFRDAYPRFPPIQSIHVSQDERECTMDLSEFMNPSPYTVPQEASLPRVFKLFRALGLRHLVVVDNCNQVVGMVTRKDLARYRLGKGGLEELSLAQT